The following proteins are encoded in a genomic region of Fundulus heteroclitus isolate FHET01 unplaced genomic scaffold, MU-UCD_Fhet_4.1 scaffold_322, whole genome shotgun sequence:
- the LOC118559590 gene encoding uncharacterized protein LOC118559590, whose protein sequence is MFLLSSIYGYNTKAENMQLYDRLSNGVNHLLGKYHNMNIIIGGDFNLTLNDTLDRFPPKANTNPNTVLENFMSTFGLTDVWRQKNNSKVEFTWQNKTGSFKSRIDFWLVSDLIADEIKSEILPAPLSDHKLILIEKTKLNQFGKNKITAYWKLNSLLLENKTVAENIKQTIIKYWNTAQSQKEFSKNWELLKYELRKMLMKTGAEIAKRKRKVESEVVKEIILLNNVLPENLSEEQKIRLNHLQLNLDNIYISKAKGAYIRSRQKWLEEGEKNSSYFFRLEKKHQISNSIMKLQINNNICEDPVQISSYCETFFQELYQSKCSDETITQYINSLNKMQKISLEEREGEDIRTRVVHILQKVVPDLKGKTDDAVDMVHRLGRKTDNRKRHVIILFTHRRVKEDIWKRSKGSAVCKEAGIQFAKMMPKEDLEERRRLWPQIEQARRAGKQAFFPGPHGFIEGRRIGNG, encoded by the exons atgtttttgttgagttCGATATATGGGTACAATACCAAAGCAGAAAATATGCAACTTTATGATAGATTAAGTAACGGGGTAAATCATTTATTGGGAAAATATCAtaatatgaatattattattggTGGGGACTTCAATTTAACACTTAATGATACTTTAGATAGATTTCCTCCAAAAGCTAATACAAATCCAAACACAGTTCTAGAAAACTTTATGTCAACCTTTGGCCTGACTGATGTatggagacaaaaaaataattccaaaGTTGAATTTACgtggcaaaacaaaacaggctcctttaaatcaagaattgATTTCTGGCTTGTATCTGATTTAATAGCTGATGAAATTAAGTCAGAGATTCTTCCAGCCCCTTTATCAGACCATAAgcttattttaattgaaaaaactaaattaaaccagtttggaaaaaataaaattacagctTACTGGAAACTCAACTCTTTactgttagaaaataaaacagtagcagaaaacattaaacaaacaatTATAAAATATTGGAATACAGCTCAAAGTCAGAAGGAATTTAGTAAAAATTGGGAACTCCTAAAATATGAACTTCgaaaaatgttaatgaaaaCTGGAGCTGAgattgctaaaagaaaaagaaaagtagaaTCAGAAGTAGTAAAAGAAATTATCTTACTGAACAATGTTCTGCCAGAAAATTTATCTGAAGaacaaa AGATTAGATTAAACCATTTACAGCTGAACCTGGACAATATTTACATTTCCAAAGCTAAAGGGGCGTACATCAGATCAAGACAGAAATGGTtagaagaaggagaaaaaaactcttcttatttttttagattagaaaaaaaacaccaaatatcTAACAGTATTATGAAACTTCAAATCAATAATAACATCTGTGAAGACCCTGTTCAAATCTCTTCTTATTGCGAGACTTTTTTCCAAGAACTTTATCAATCAAAATGTTCTGATGAAACTATCACACAATATATTAACTctctgaataaaatgcaaaaaatta GTTTGgaggaaagagagggagaggacaTCCGCACAAGAGTGGTCCACATTCTCCAGAAAGTTGTCCCTGACCTAAAAGGAAAAACTGATGATGCGGTGGACATGGTACACAGGCTTGGAAGGAAGACCGACAACAGAAAAAGACACGTGATTATTCTCTTCACCCACAGACGAGTGAAAGAAGACATCTGGAAGAGAAGCAAAGGCTCGGCAGTTTGTAAGGAAGCAGGGATCCAGTTTGCTAAAATGATGCCAAAAGAAGACctggaggagaggagaaggCTGTGGCCACAAATCGAGCAGGCCAGGCGAGCAGGGAAACAAGCCTTTTTCCCAGGTCCTCACGGCTTCATTGAGGGACGCAGGATTGGAAACGGCTAA